The genomic DNA GGAGGGCATATTGGTTGGcatgtactatatttgttttttgtgtgtcgGTTTGTCTGTCTGTTAGTGTAGTTTGTATCTGGTTAGCTAATTGTGTTTAAAGTTGgtgtttaatgttttgtatagtttcttgttattttcataatttcGTTTTGACCAAACAATGGCCTGGTCCAATTTATCCCTCCAGTTTGTTCCTTTGTATTGTAAGATGTCCTGTGTTAATGTGTTTAGTGTGCTTTCATAATGTGTTTGTAATATCTGTAAGTTTGCATGCATCCACTTTATTGCATTTGCTATTAACAGTTCCAGTGTGTTTAGTGTAGGAATGGCTGGTTTGATGTATTGTCCCAATGcttgtgtctgtctttgaaaaCCTATCATTACTTTGTTTTGGTAGATGGCATCATTAGTTATTGCTAGGTGTTGAGTGATTTGTATGattttgtagatttttttttttttacactttgtGTTCTATCCATTAGTATTTAGGTGTTGTGAGGCAGATTtgagatacaaaatattttcttttacttggatttttttagaaaatcctgaaaacATTAGTTAAAATTAATGCTTTAAGATCAATACAGACTTAATATACtatttcaataattaaaaaggGCACAATTtaccacaagaaaaaaaattggttaaaatcaaataaaatgcaaggcaatacaatcatataaaatacatgaaagCAATACACATGGGTAAAAACCGTCTTTGCTCTGTAATTTTAGGGGGAAGGAAGCATGTCAAAGTCCTACACTTGTAGTTCTGCGTAGTTTCGAAGTCCTGGTCTCTGGTAGGGTATCCTCCTGTCTGTCATAGATGTTGTAGAAAATGATGTTCATGTTGAGGTGGTGGCTGTAGTGCTCTAGCCACTAGTCTCCAGCCCGGGGTGGTTGAAGTTGATCTATTTTTCGATCTTTGGTAGAGAGAATTGCACAACGTTTTGCTTATTTATAGGCTTTCTCAAGAGCTGATTTTGTAATTCCCTGTTTTGAAATGATGAAAGTTTTGTTGATACATCAATTGTAATCCTTATGAATTGTCTTTGCAGTGCATTAAGGGATTGGCTCAATTAGTTAATTGGCATACccatagtgttttttttttttagtacagTGGACCTTCCGGTCTGACAATAAATCTGCAAAGTAAACAAtgtacaattatatttttgcatttacatATTCATATCTGACATTGTGGGTTTATCGTATAGTGTGacctggtggcactggctggttaggtttaaGTAAAAGATTCTGGGGTTGTTGGATCAGTCAAGTTTGATCCCTCCAActtcctcaagtgcactggcacttgCAAGTCATGGGGCTATGTTTGTGTCCCTTCGAGGATCCATCCTTGAGTAAAAAACtttttttgggggaaaaaaagggggGGTAGTTTCGATAAAATGAGAGaggataaaataaatacttgattGTTATCTATTGCTTGAAGTTTGGGGGTTAAGGTTGTCCATGAATGCTGTAGTAAATAGAGAGCTGAGTATCCAATAGGATTAGTTAGTGCATTATACTTGTGATCCTGTGATAAAATTTTATTTCTGCCCCCTGCTGTTCTACTCGGGGGACAGCCAGCTGTGTTTCTGCCTCTCCCCGCTGCTCTGAGCTGCTGGACGTACTGAGACCCCAGAGCCCACAGCTCATACTGGGAGAGACGCACTGGGCCTCTCAcctcccctcactgtaaaaCGAGGAAAAAGTTAAACGGAAACTGAGCTCAGAATACACAGGACTCGATGGGCACACAGACCCTGACTCAATAACACTTTCATGATCACTGACACTGGACAAGGGGCTAATgacctcagtgtcagtgtgatcCTGCTTTGATCCTGTAGATCCCCAGTCCAAGTCAGTTTGACAGCTCACCCTCAATCACCAGTTTAGTCTGAGCACACTTTAATTATTGATTAACTAAGCAAATCCATTAATCAGTGAAGGGAAATCTGGTCTTTAGGGCTGGTTTCTGTTGATGTGGGCTGTTCCCACTGGTGTCTAATTGACtgcctttatttatatattaaatatgaattcATTCCCCCGCCAGTGTCCTCCGCTGCTGTGCCAGTGTCTGTCTCAGTGGGGGACTCTGTATCTCTGCTCTGTGATGGAGCTACAGCTGCTGGGATGCCTGAGGACAGACTGTACATCAAGTGGAAGACAACCAGTCAGAATGTGTGGGAGTTCAGCAGTGGACAAGTGTTTCAGGGCCGAGGCTTCGAGGGCAGAGCTGAGGTCCCCACAGAGAAGATCAGACAGCTGGACTTCTTTCTGTCCATTCACAAAATCTCCTTCTCTGATGAAGATGTCTATGAGTGTTTTTATGAGGAAATGAATGGTGCAATGAGGTTCCTGGGATACAGTCATCTCATTGTTACAGGTAAGGACAGCAGGAAAGCGAAAGCAAAGTAAACCGAGTTCAGACACAGCAGTGTGAATTGGAGCCAGGTCTGACCACACTGGCCACATTTACTGACTCCTGGTGTCTCTGTCCACATCAGCTCACCGAGACTCCCTCACCCTGCCGTCTGGAGCCTcactctccctgcctctccactCTTGTGCTCCAGTGGaggtgctgtttgctgctgcaggAGAGGGAGCCTTTGTCTCAGTGTGCACTGTGGAGAGGGGCGCAGTGAGCCACCCTGGCCCCGGGTATGAGTTcagagtgtcagtgcagaacGTCTCTCTGACACTGCGCTCACTCACCGCAGCTGACCAGGGCCAGTACACAGTGAGGGAGTCTGAGACCCAAAGGACCATCAgcactgtctctgtgtctgttgaAGGTGAGATGGAAGCCTACTAATGAATAGTTACTGTTGTATTAACTCTCTATAGTGTTTCCTCATGCTGTCCTGTCTCTGTTCCTCTCCGCTCACACTGGAAACCTCGTCCTGTGGTCTGgagcctccctctccctccccctgttCACTGCAGAGCCAGTGGaggtgctgtttgctgctgcaggAGGGGGAGCCTCTGTCTTAGTGTGCACTGTGGAGAGGGGCGCAGTGAGCCGCCCTGGCCCCAGGTACGAGCATagagtgtcagtgcagaacGGCTCTCTAACACTGCTCACTCACAGCAGCTGACCAGGGCCAGTACACAGTGAGGGAGTCTGAGACCCAAAGGACCATCAGCAccttctctgtgtctgtcttggTGAGAGGTGAGGCTGTTCTGGGTCTTGGTTCTCCCTTCATCTTTTGTGTGATTTTTCACTCCATATCCGTAGTAAAATATGATTCAGCTGAAATTATGTCTTGGACAGGAGTGTCAGCCCTAATTAAGTAATGAATGAGATAATCATAATCTATTAGAATTGTTGAAAAGACACGCTGGCATTTAAACTTATTCATCTCATCCATAAAGCAGATCTACAGCTTCACTAATGTTTACTGACCTTTCTAACTAGGAGACCATTTACTTCATCACCAACTGTAATGTATGCAGATCTCTGGTGTTTCAGTGCAGTTGCTCAAGGTGTCAACAGCAGGTTTCTGAAGAGACCAGGAGGAAACCAGGTTCCTAAAGTGTAGCAGTGTGATCAGTTTCACACCCCAGTGCATTTGTAAGCCTCTGCAGCTGTTAGTCTGCTCACTTCAACATGGACTTCCTGGAGGGGTGGGTGGTCGTCACAGTAACGGCCCAGGGCCCTGCTGCTTGCTCATGGAGATCGTGACCACGCTCCAGTCTTCCAGGCCTTGTTGTGGCGAGGTGCTGCTTCCACACGTTTTGACATTGTCTTCTCCACTTTCTCAGACTCGAGCAACACAGCCATGGCTGCCATAGTGAGCTGTGGAGTGATCCTCCTGTTGTCTGCAGTGAGTGTAGGTCTGTATTTTGATCGCAAAGCATGGCtcaagagaaaagaaaagcaagaaaTCCCAGTTCGATACGAGCCCAACTCTGACAATGAAGACCACCAGGTGCAGGAGGAAGCCCACTGACCTCAGCAGCTCCCTCCTTTTTCTGTGTCCAATGCAATGGCACCCATTCACCCTGAGATACCCATGCAGCCCCTTCCCATCCCCCAGAATCCATGGCAACAGCTTCCCCTCCTCTCCTGGTCACCATGGCAACAGTAGCCCCTTGCCCTTTTTCCCCCGGCAGCAGTCCAACCTGTTCTCCCCAGGCCCCCAGGGGAGATCCTCCTGTTCCACAACCAGGCCggcctgctgctgctgtagcTGGAGGAGGAGAGCCAGCAGGGGAGTCAAAGCCCCCAGGGAGAGGGGCTGAGCCTGGGAGCCCACACTCTTCCAGGAGAAATCACCTCTATAACATAGCACAGCTGGGGGTCCTGCAGGGCCACTACACAGCCAGCCCTGGATCACTGCATTCAGCCCGTTCCCCTTTTCCATGCGTTTCCATCTCTCGGCTAGTGCCGTTTAAACTTATTAATCAAAtttacttttgatttttttgtatAGACTTGTACAGAGTAATGATCACCCTGCACAACTGTTAAGCAGCAGGACTGTTCTCCAAACAGAGTGATTACTGGCCTATTTTATAAATGGTTAAACTTTGTCAGCAAGGGTGACAAACCGCAAACTCAGGGACATCACTTGTCAATTCTTAACAGTTACAGTTTATCGTGGGGATTCAGTATGACCGAAACTGAAATGGGATAGATAGGAAAGAAACCATGAAATAAGTAAAGGATAGAagataagaaaaacaacaaccacaatgTAGAAAACAATTGGATGGATTAGAATGGAGATAAATGGGATTGAAATGGATGCAGTCCAGGAAATGTGATTGGGAACAGGCTGAagaaaagtaacaaaataaagGTGAAATGAACTGTGCAGCAAAGTAACAAAGTAAATTAGCAATGACCAAGTGTTGAAAAAAATGATcctagaaaaacaaaccaatgtcAACAGAATGGAGTGAGCTCACCCAGCAGAAGTCCAGTGAAAACAGCAATTAAGGTTGAGGAGATGGATTGGAAAAATTTGAGTGTTGCAATGGTCTTGGGGAATAATCCAGGAATAATGAGAGGAAGATGCATGCAGCAGTTGTGAGGGAAGTCCAAAACCAACCAACACACAAACTGTAAAACAACATTCAACAGAATTTCACTAGACACAACAATAAACACCTACATAAACAACAGTGCtactagaaaacaaaaacaaagaagtaTATAGATTTCATAATGCACTGTTGCTAGGTTTGATCACAGTAAACGATAGAAATAGAAAGGATTGCAAAATACCACAACAATAGTAATGGAGTCACCCCAGCTATGACTGCCCTATGTATACTAAACAGGTGCTGCCTAGGCTGTGATTGGGCAATGGAGGGTTTGAATGAGCCaatgggaggagagagagaaccaGAGGACTGTGGGAAGTGAAGTTTTTACCTGGCCAGGCTACTGTCTCTAGTTAAAGGGAGAGGTGGGTGTTTAATCACCTACTTGTGTAACACTGAGTGTTACAAGAGAATACTTAATGTACAAATGTGCTCCACCCagcttttgagtatttaaaagaTCTATTAGCTAGCTTTTGAGAGTCAGCCATTTGAGACCATTTGCAACCAGCAACTGAGCTATGCTAACGAAATGATAGATTCAAATTCCTTCAAACTGGACACACACAATTAACAGTTTTGATTGATTCGTACGATTCTGGGTGAGTAAGAAATAAggttaaaatgccaaaatattgAAGTATTTTTAACGGGTTGCTATGTGTCAATTGCAATGAGCTGAAAGCAGCTTACTGACTGGGGATGATCCCGtggttcttttttttaattttatttttatgttccaCCCCTTTGACTCCCGTGATTGCAGCTCCTCACTTTGGACCCCTCGACTTCCGTACCAGCCCACTTCACTGACTTCACTTCCTGTATGGTAACATAACATCTAACTTAATCCTTAGTACCATACTAAAGCTGGAGATCAGTTTGTGTCCAACTCTGTTCCACCTCTTTTTTGTTGCAATGGTAACTAACTTAGTACATAGTGGGGATGATCCTGGGATCACCATACTAGCTAGTACACAACGTTGGATTGCTGATGGAGTGACACCAGAAGTTGGGGGGGAACTGTTTCTTCATTTCAGATAACCAAGGTTGCATCCGCAACTCAAACGGTTTCGAAACCGTTCCCTCAAATGGTGATGGAGACTCTGTACCCCCTTTGTCGCGATCGAGGATACCACTGTACAAACCTCAGatggggcaccttgaaaaagcttatgctttttattttaattagctaTTTCATTGTATCCTtatacacactgactgactctaACGGTTTAACATTTCTGATAATTAATCAAAAATAACCATTTAACCATGATGACTAATATGATCAATGTGACATCCTGTAACTTGAATGGATTAGGTTCATATGttaaaaggtgaaaaatgcttACCATAATTCCTTTGGCAAAGAAAAGGGgtgtttctattttattttacaaacatttaTGCATGTACAGTTGGAAAAAGAGTTTAAGGACAGAGAGGGAAGAATCTTGATTTTACTTGTAAAGATCTCAACATAAAATAACTATACTGGGAAATATTTATGCTCCGGATGAGGAGGACCCAGTCTTTTTCCTTCAACTAATCCTAGACTGATTTTCCTCTGGTGTTGGCGGAGGTTTACAGGTTCTTGATATATttttggataaataaataaaaaatgggtCCAATCAGAAGTTCCAAAATTCAGGAATCAATTAAAGCATTATGTAAAGGTGCTGGcctatataagaacataagaaaacttacaaatgagaggaggctatttgccccatcgtgctcatttgatgtccattaataactaagtgatccaaggatcctatccagtctgtttttgaatgttcccaaattatcacttcaatcacatcgctggggagtttgttcagattgtgacgcctctctgtgtgaagaagtgtatcctgctttccgttttgaatgccttgaaacccaatttccatttgtgtctctgtgtgtgtgtgtccctgctgatctgaaaaacctcctctggtttgatgtggtcgatgcctttcatgattttgaagacttggatcaagtccccacgtagtctcctctgttccagggtgaaaagtttcaggtctctcagtaggacattcccttcagacctggaataagtctggttgctctcctctgaactgcctctagagcagcgatatctttctttaaGTGTGGAGCCCAGCAAACAAATATCAGCAATGTCAGTCTCTAAATGACAaacaagctcagatcacagtaaaacatctaaaaaaaaaaaaaagtgaaaaacacaTCTCTCAGACTATATTGGATAAAACGGAATCTATATATGATATTTATAAAACCATTTCAAATCCTACTTCGTGTTTTGGCTATGATCgtattgcaatacatttaacatatgtattaaataaattacacttccgagggcatttttaaatacattttttaaaaaccaATGCAGTTGTGCTATGCTGTGTGTGCTATAACCTGCCCCTGTGTGATCGGCACTATTGAGCACTGAGCAGGATTTCATACCTGAGAGAACCTGATgtgtgtaaaatgcaaatataagctGACCAGCACTTCAAACTACATTATTTGCTCTAATGTAAAGAACTTgaacatttttctatttgtgtgtgaaattggtCATATAGCTTagtctttgttctaatgtatagaacatgcatatttttatatttttcctttattctcccttattctaacttactacatttatttttacaatgtttgatttgtggttgttatttatgatgaaaataaatgttaagtagttattatgtaaaatgtaaaaatcctgccttcagtgcatatttgacaaaATGTatctctgacagggagagatttgagggatccatgctagaaaatgtctgttttgcatgttaACCAAAAATATGTATATCGGCAGATATATTATCGGGAAATTTAGCTTCCCAATTATCGGTATCAGACCCAAGAAACCTGTATCAGTCGGGCTCTAATTGTGATATCGTGATGTATTGAATCATAATAAATATCAGATACTTGCCAATACCCACTGCACTCTCGGCCTTCTGTGGAAGATGTACTGTTTCTGCTGAGATTATGTGCAATTGAGCCATTTTTGAAAAAGctgttgatttttaaaatgatttttaaagtATTCTCACATTTGTAGTACAAGATTAAAAGTTGAGCTTGCAGATCAAGTTTGTTTTTATAGTATGCCCTTTTTATCAGtgctgtaaatataatttaaatctgtagattatatattgaaatggattttttttttaactatacaAATTTGGGGCGcagttaaatcaaaactttgcccCACccactaatacaaaactacaaatccGTACAtagtagcggttacatttatgatttagaAGTGTCATCTTGAAGCCGTAActgagtacaggtttgtagttttctattagtgggtaggtcaaagttttgttaaaataaaaatacatttataatacattcttttttaaataattaaattgagtTTTATGCAAGTCTTAAACCTGCTGACTGTTAAAGGCTGACAGTGATGTGATCTCTATTGATTAGGTGTCAGCAGAGAGACATAATTAACATTCTTGTCCTCCTCGTGCAGGTGGGGGGCAACATTCCAGGAGAGTAGTTCAGAGCCTCAGATGTGCCTTCATCTCAGTCTATAGCCAAAACTGACTTTGTATTGCAcagattgtgtatttatttaatgtattgcttATCAATCAAGGAAAGAAAGCCTGTGTGCTCTCAGTGTGCTGCTCTGCTGGTTTGATCAGTAGATCAGTACAGGGTTCCCTCAGCTCAG from Amia ocellicauda isolate fAmiCal2 chromosome 1, fAmiCal2.hap1, whole genome shotgun sequence includes the following:
- the LOC136759677 gene encoding uncharacterized protein LOC136759677, with product MPEDRLYIKWKTTSQNVWEFSSGQVFQGRGFEGRAEVPTEKIRQLDFFLSIHKISFSDEDVYECFYEEMNGAMRFLGYSHLIVTAHRDSLTLPSGASLSLPLHSCAPVEVLFAAAGEGAFVSVCTVERGAVSHPGPGYEFRVSVQNVSLTLRSLTAADQGQYTVRESETQRTISTVSVSVEGGGQHSRRVVQSLRCAFISVYSQN